TAAAATGTAAAGCATTGTGTGTTTCCACTTTGAAAGTActcacaatacacacacacacaacgttaAGTTCAGTGCATCACAGATAGGGCAcacttttttgtgtgaaaaacaatcaaagagTCTTAAAGAAGTAATCATATATCATGAGGTCTTCCGgcacaaataaaggataaataaatggaaGTCCTATTTTAATCTTATTCTattagttttctgttttattttatgatattctacattttcacatgtgactAGTGTATTTTCTGCTATTAATATGATTTGTTATTTAAGCTGTACTTGTTctttttgaataaacaaacaagtggGAGAGTGATGGATGATAAATGTGGGCCTCCCTCCGGGCCGGCAGGGGGCGGCACTGCGACTTCCTGCACGCGAATGAGAAAAGTGTAGGCTCGAGACCGTTTCCGGTAAGTTTCCAAGATGGCTGCCCACACATGTAAACATGCGACTCAATGTGGAAGCTAGTGGTGTTCACGTTAAACACTTCTAAAGCGCGTTTACATCTCACGGATTCGTGTGATACCGAATAGTTTGATGGTAACTTTCAGTGCTGGGTTGTTAACAAATTAGACATCCGTTTGTGAGTTATTACCGAGCCTGAGAGGCTAACACTAgcgagctaacgttagcgttaGCTAGCCAGCAGACAGCCATGGCAGCGAACACCCTATTTGTTACGTCTCTACCAGCTACAGCTACAAATAAACAGTTGGAGGAGTTATTCTCTGAAATTGGTCCGGTAAAGCAATGCTTCGTGGTCAAAGAGAAAGGTGAGTTTGTCGCTGTCATTTCTTTCGGCCCACTTTTCGCAgtgcaaaataaatgttaacttAAATGCCCCGTTTCTTTTTGTTAACCAGGCACGGAAACATGCCGGGGGTTTGGTTATGTCACCTATTCCATGGCGGAGGATGCACAGCGAGCTCTGAAAGAAATCAAAGAATACGACGGGAAGAGGGTTTCTCTGTCAGTGGCTAAGAGgaaattaaaagacaataaGAAACCACGTATGTACAAAGCCATGTCCTAAAACCAGAAACTGGGCCAGCTCATAAGCTATGTCAGCTTGATAACCCCTACTCATGTCTTGCAGTTCCGCAATTTCCGAAATCCCCAGGCGTCAAGAAAAACCTCCTCAAAGCGAAACTCATCATAAGGAACCTCAGTTTTCAGGTACAGCATGATACATGACTGGTAAAAAGGACTCTTTGATCCATTCTCTAAATTTCAGCTACAGATTCACTGTTGAAGTGATGCTTTTGCTATAGCACATAAAATGTCCTGTGTTACAGTGCTCCGAAGATGATCTGAAGCAAGTTTGTGCAGCGTTTGGAGAAGTTCTTGAGGTCAAAATACCCCTCAaacctggtaaaaaaaaaatgtctttaactCTTACTGTGTGAAGAAATAAACCACAAAATGTTGTGTAACCTTTGAGGAGGTTGATTGTTTCTTATGTCTTTTTCGTTCTTTGTGCAGATGGGAAGATGCGAGGATTTGCCTTTGTCCTCTTTAAAACTGTGTATCAAGCAGGGAGGGCACTTAAAGCATTGAACCTGAAGGAGATCAAAGGTCCGTGAAGGAGATGCTAAACCTTGCTGATATTTAAGTCACACTGTCTATTGTCGTCATTGTTTggtaaattattttctttcttacgTTATTGTTGACTCGCAGGTCGGCAGGTAGCGGTGGACTGGGCTGTGCCTAAGGACCGGTATCTTGCCACACAGCAACCCGCAAGTGCAGGTAATTTTAACATtaacagtgaaaagaaaactcttttctgtttcctgataGTCATTGAAAATACGCACTGTTTTGTTTGCCGAATAGGAAATAAGAATACTGCGGAGGCAACTGCAGAACATCCAGACACAGAAagtgatgaagaagagcaggatgAAGGGAAGCCACAGGCAGCACCTGAGAAGAAAAAGTATGATCCTCAAATGTGTATATCTCTGTCAACATAAGACAGTATAAAACTAGATTAACGTCACTGGTTTATTTTGTGTCAAATCTTTCTACAGAGTCACCTCTAAAAAAGCTGTACAACAGGTAGAGGAATCCCAATCAGATGACGAAGATGAGAGCGAGGAACAAgaaagtgaagaagaggaggaggaggaggaggaggaggaggaggatgatgatggtgatgatgatgatgatgtgtcccaggaggaagaagatgataAAAGTAGCCTTGATTCAAATGATGATCAAGATGAGAGTatggatgaggatgaggaggaggaggacgacgaggacgaggacgatGAAGAGGATAAAGCGAAAAAAGCAggtttgtttttgatattttgacaCGTAATGGAAATATTCTCctcttaaaaatgttgttttgacacTGATGATCTGCTTCTTTCATCTGTAGCTCAAAAGAAAGCCTCAAGGAGACTCCTCCCTTCAGATGTGAAAGATGGCAGAACACTTTTCATCAGGTCTGCTATTATTTTCACTACTTAATCTTAAACTTGCCATCATTTAAATTACTGAGCCCCATTTCTCCATCCTCAGATTCTTTCTGCATTCATCCTCATTTATAACTGTATCATAACTTTTTTCCCATCTTAATCCTGTCTGATTTAGGAACCTGTCCTTCGACACGGAGGAGGAAGGTCTTGAGGAAGTTCTTCTACAGTACGGGGAGCTTAACTACGTAAAGATTGTTGTCAACCCAGACACAGAACATTCAAAAGGTCTGTGGTGCTCTTAGTGAAACATTCCTCTTTCTGCTTTTTTGATAAAACCCGCTGATTGACtcaatttgtgtttattttcaggttGTGCATTCGCTCAGTTTAAGACTAAAGAAGCGGCAGAGAAATGCATGGCTGCAGCAGAGGTTGAGTCAGAGGTAATACGCAATCTCACATGCATTCAATTTTGAATAATTAACGACAAATATTTCCTGTatctgcttgttttgttcaatgAGCTGATGTTACTGCCTTCTTctaacatttgtttatttgatgcAGAGTGGTGGCATCCGTGTAGATGGCAGGAAGCTGTTTGTTGTGGCAGCAGTGACCAGAGAAGATGCTGCCAAGCTGAAAGTGGACAAGACGAAAGTAGAAACAGGCACCAGGAACTTGTACCTAGCCAGAGAGGGATGTGAGTAAACCCATTTTATGCTCTCCTTATCACAGTTTTTACCACTTCAGCTGTACAGGTGATCCATACAGATTTGACTTAAATCACACATGGAAACTGTGAGCCAAGATATCTCAATATGGGATATGGATACAATTACAGTCgcggtcaaaagtttacatacacttgtaaagaaaatgtacatcatggcagtcttcagttcaaATTATTGCTACAGCTCTCATTtcttctgtgatggaatgagtggaacacttatgggtcttctgaaaatgtgaccaaatctgctggctcaaaaatatacatacagtaacctGAACAATCAATTTgggtgattatagaaagttgtgtgaatcaaattttctttgtagcgtggcctcttaacttcttctgagtgattatgattgataacagctggtgacttttctgggcccattttaataggactTGTTTGATACGCCcactagactcagccacaaaacACTGTAATGcgaaagtctaaagagctcagtattgatctgaaagagcgcattattgatttgaacaaatcaggaaagtcacttggagccatttcaaagcagttacaggtcccaagatcaatTGCAAGTATAAAATGCATAGCACAGAAGCACATCTGGTGgtctaaagaaagtaaatggaataatgaagatggaggattatctccaacttcctcaggaaaacctaaaatcatcagccagaagataGGTGTTCCAACAGggcaatgatcccaaacacacgTCAAAAGTGGTAAAtgaatggctaaatcaggctagaattgaggttaGGTTTTGGAATAGCCTTCCCGAAGTCCTGACTTTCtcccatcgagaacatgtggaccGTGCTGAAGACACAAGTCCGTGCtaggaagccaacaaatttggTTGAACTTCAcagattctgtcaagaggagtggttaaaattTCTGCCAGACgactaccagaagcttgtggatggctatcaaaagcacctaattgaggtgaaaatgacCAAGAGACAtgaaccaaatattagaattattgtatgtatatttttgagccagcagatttggtcacattttcagaagacccttaataaattcagatttgaagcaaacttAATGGATgtccactcattccatcacagaaaaatgtgagCTGTAGAAAACATTGGAACTGAACTTTTGACCGTGACTGTATATTGAGAGACAATAAGAAAGATAAAAGGTCTAGTGTGgactacacactggacctttttaaaTACATCACTGTGTGTTAACAACTACTTCAGAAGGCCATGCCTGTCTTGTGAAGTTCCTATTAGAAtattgaaacagaaatattgacACATCTCAGTCTGGTCTGATACCTTATGCTATTCTCTTCCGACTGCAACACTTAGTGGTCCGTGCTGGAACCAAGTCTGCAGAGGGCGTGCCTGAAGCAGACATGATCAAAAGAACCAGAGTGAGTTTCTTTTTAATTCACCATAATGAATTTTTACTTTATCTACACAAATCATGTCTTAAATTACTACTATGTTGACATGTACTTTTGTTGTCACACATTTCCCTTAGTTTGAAGAACTAAAGAGGGCCAAGCTTCGGGACATAAACATATATGTGTCGAAGACTCGTCTGTGTATCCATAACCTGCCCAAGTCAGTGGACATTAAAAAACTCAGAGCACTGTGCCTCGAAGCAGTAAAAGACAAGAAAGGAGTCCGCATCACAGAGGTGAGAAACAAAATGGCATAGTGGTCGACATTTCATTGAATATAGC
This sequence is a window from Pagrus major chromosome 8, Pma_NU_1.0. Protein-coding genes within it:
- the rbm28 gene encoding RNA-binding protein 28, which codes for MAANTLFVTSLPATATNKQLEELFSEIGPVKQCFVVKEKGTETCRGFGYVTYSMAEDAQRALKEIKEYDGKRVSLSVAKRKLKDNKKPLPQFPKSPGVKKNLLKAKLIIRNLSFQCSEDDLKQVCAAFGEVLEVKIPLKPDGKMRGFAFVLFKTVYQAGRALKALNLKEIKGRQVAVDWAVPKDRYLATQQPASAGNKNTAEATAEHPDTESDEEEQDEGKPQAAPEKKKVTSKKAVQQVEESQSDDEDESEEQESEEEEEEEEEEEEDDDGDDDDDVSQEEEDDKSSLDSNDDQDESMDEDEEEEDDEDEDDEEDKAKKAAQKKASRRLLPSDVKDGRTLFIRNLSFDTEEEGLEEVLLQYGELNYVKIVVNPDTEHSKGCAFAQFKTKEAAEKCMAAAEVESESGGIRVDGRKLFVVAAVTREDAAKLKVDKTKVETGTRNLYLAREGLVRAGTKSAEGVPEADMIKRTRFEELKRAKLRDINIYVSKTRLCIHNLPKSVDIKKLRALCLEAVKDKKGVRITECRVMYDKKPVKGQVMGTSLGYGFVQFQEHEHALCTLRHLNNNPTIFGPHKRPIVEFSLEDLKKLKMKEERQQKNKEFAKNQRYKEGAIPQSQAARDGKGPRKGGNEAPSSSWQAGKERDPPQQQKKDKRYSGFMTNPEVEHIELEHGKKRRKVLAFPSHRGPKIRMRDKGKQKAPPPKQAKPGFNRKERQRRQMEKPTQPRNQNVKMAKKPFKNRDQDRFDSLVEQYKKKLTSNTNTNTKRNKWFNS